GTAAAAAGCCGTTTTGATTCCAATATTGGTTGGTTTCACGGTTAGCCCAAGAAGCAGTAACTAAGTCATACTGCGCCGCAATACGCTTAAGTTCGTTGACAAGGAGTTTTTCATCCAAAGTATTTTGCTTAGCACTTTGAGTGATCAATAAGTTGCCTGAAAGCTGTTCGGCTGCATTTTTCAATGTGTCTATCTGCTTACTTAATGATTTATTGATACTTTCTATCTTGCTTGGCAATTCAGATTGCATCATGCGTTCATTAATGAGCGTTTTGGCGCTGTAAAGCGAGGTAAACCCAATTAAACAAGCGACAGCAATTGCAATGAGACTACCCAAAAGGGTAATTCTTTGAGTAATTGTTAAACCTGTGTTTTGCATTCGATCTGTGTGTGTAATCCCGTGGAACCAACTATTCTAGCATAGTAAATAACCAGCTCGGAACAAGTAACAATCAAAATCACAAAAAAATAATTTTGGTTTATGAAATAAAGTTAAAACCAGAATTTAGTGTTAACCGTATTTGTGTTAAATGATAGTTTATGTTGATGAATGGAGATAAAAGGCCACAATCTCAGGGTGGAAAGTGACCTTGGTTACTAACAAGCGAACTTTATTATCGACGCAAATTTATTTCTAATAACTAAATAATCTTTTTCATATCTGACATATAACCACGTAGTGTTTCGCCTACTTTTTCTACAGGATGGTTGCGGATCGCACGGTTCACCGCGATGAGCTTTTGGTTGTCAACATAGTTATCATTGTTTGACAAGCCTCCACCAATTTCACGCTTTGTGATTGACTCCATAAATGGCTTCAATAGTGGTAAACATGCGTGATTGTATAGGTAGCAGCCATATTCGGCGGTATCTGAAATCGTACGATTCATCTCAAACAGCTTTTTGCGTGCGATGGTATTCGCGATTAGCGGCGTTTCGTGCAGTGATTCGTAGTAAGCTGATTCATCAATAATGCCAGCGGCTGTCATGGTTTCAAACGCCAGCTCTACACCGGCTTTAACCATAGCAACCATTAAAATACCTTGGTCGAAGAAAGTCTGCTCTGAAATTTCAGCATCCGTATTAGCTTGCTTTTCAAACGCGGTTTGTGCGGTTTCTGCACGCCATGTAAGCAATTTATTGTCGTTTTCAGCCCAGTCAGCCATCATGCCCTCTGAAAACTCGCCGCTGATGATGTCGTCCATATGCTTGTTGTAAAGCGGGCGCATGATACCTTTTAGTTGCTCGCTCAGTTCAAATGCGCGTAACTTGGCGGGGTTAGACAACCTGTCCATCATATTGGTGATACCACCATGTTTTAGCGCTTCGGTGATGATCTCCCAGCCATATTGTACGAGCTTTGATGCATATCCAGGCTCTATCCCTTCTTCTACCATTTTGTCGAAGCATAGTAGTGAACCGGTTTGCAACATACCACATAGGATGGTTTGCTCACCCATTAGATCTGATTTAACTTCGGCGATAAATGATGACTTTAATACACCAGCTCGATGACCACCAGTTCCTGCCGCGTATGCCTTAGCTTGCTCAAGGCCTTTACCTTCAGGGTCGTTTTCAGGGTGAACTGCAATCAACGTAGGTACACCAAAGCCGCGTTTATATTCTTCACGTACTTCTGTGCCAGGACATTTTGGTGCAACCATGATTACGGTGATGTCTTCACGCACTCGCATGCCTTCTTCTACGATATTAAAGCCGTGAGAATAAGCGAGTGTTGCGCCTTTTTTCATTAACGGCATTACCGCGTTTACAACAGAAGTATGCTGCTTGTCAGGCGTTAAGTTTAGGACCAAGTCCGCTTCCGGAATGAGTTCTTCATAGGTGCCAACAATAAAACCATTTTCAGAGGCATTAAGGAACGATTGACGTTTTTCCTCGATTGCAGATGGACGTAGTGCATAACTGACGTTTAAGCCAGAGTCTCTTAAGTTCAGACCTTGGTTTAAGCCCTGCGCGCCACAACCAACGATGACCAGTTTTTTACCAATCAGAACGTCGACACCTTGTTCGAATTCTTTTGGATCCATGAATTCACATTGAGAAAGCTGAGCTAATTGCTCACGTAAAGATAAAGTATTAAAGTAGTTCGACATGATATTTCCTGATTCTGTAGAAATAGATTGAAGTCAGAGTAGGGCGAACTTTTGATTGCGTAAAATGATATATTTGAACTATAGTGTTTCAAAAGGTGAAATGCTATGAATCATAAACAATTAAAATATTTTTTGGCACTTGCAGATACACTGCATTTTTCTCGGGCGAGCGAACGCTGTTTTGTTAGCCCTCCGACATTAAGTCGTCAAATCAAACAGTTAGAAGAGGAAGTCGGCGCGCCTTTATTCCTACGAGACAACCGAACCGTTGAGCTGACTCAACACGGCAAAGCATTCGTTCATTACGCGCAAGCGACGCTGGCCAGCTGGCGGCAATTTAAGAGCGAATGTGTTGACGATGATAAGCCTTTGACTGGTGAGCTGAGCTTATTTTGTTCAGTGACCGCCACTTACAGTTTTATTTATGATCTATTTTCCAAATTTCGCCATCAATACCCGCAAGTAGAGCTAAACCTTATTACCGGCGATCCTGCACATTCAATAGCAGAAGTTGCTAGTAGTAAGGAAGATATCGCGGTAGCAGTGAAGCCAAAACATCTACCAAGCGGTATAGAATACTTGCCAATCGGCCGTTCAAGATTAGTGTTCATTGGCCCAACGATGGATTGTCCGCTTAAGTCTATTATTGATGAATATAGTCATAGTGAAATGCCGTGGCAGAGGCTATCTTTTATTATGCCAGAGCGAGGTGTGTTAAAAGACCGCATTGATGACTTTTGCAAAAAACACAATTTTGTTCCTAAGGTTTATGCGCATGTTTCGGGTCATGAAGCTATGGTTGCGCTCGCAAGTTTAGGTTTTGGTATTGCGTGTGTCCCCGAGATAGTAATTAGTCAAAGTCCATTTAAAAACCAAGTTCAGCTATTGCAGCTTAGATCGGACGAGATTGAAATTGGACTTGTAACTAAGAATAAACGGTTATATGACCCCGTTGTTAAAGCGCTTTGGGATACGGCAAAAGGATTGTTTACGTTGTAAAGCATCCATTCAGGTTGCGTGACTACACTGTGTTCATCCATGTTGAATGAATGAGGTGCGTCCGTGTCCACTATCTTGGTTGCACAAAGCAATAACACTATATTGACATCACAACAAAAAATGCTTGAAGAGCAAGGCTATACTGTTGAGTTGTTGAGGGAATTAGGTCAATTGAACGGTTTTTCAGGGAAATCCATTAACGGTATCGTGCTTGATCAAGCCATCGCATCCGTACCAACCTGCGATTCAATCAGCCAATTTAGACAAAGATTCAAAGCCCCCGTGATCGTTAGTCTCGACAGCGACGACGAGGATGTCCACAGCCTGTTTTTAGAGCTTGGCGCTGATGAAGTTATTTCCAAAGATGCAAAGCCGAGACTATGGCGAGCTCGACTTGATGCAGTGCTAAGAAGACAAGCTGCAAACTCACAGTTTGATGATGAGCCAGAGCAATTAACCTTTGGCCAGCTCCATATCGACAAAAACACCAGACGTGTGAGTTATGGGCAGGAGCGCATTGACCTCACAACTCATGAGTTTGAGTTGCTATGGTTACTTGCGAGCAATGGCGGCAAAGTAGTGAAACGTGACTTTGTGTACGAGCAGATCCTTGGCAAATACTATCGCCCAGATACTCGGACAATAGACGTTAGAATTTCTCGCTTGCGTAAAAAGCTGCATGATAATCCAAGTCGACCAGAGAAGATCAAAACTATTTGGCGTCAAGGTTATTTGTTTGTTACAGATGTTTGGAACTAGCAATCATTCATTTGATATAACGCAAAGATACGTCGAATTTTTCGAATGCTCAATTCGGAGAAATTTGTGAAACGAGTTCCTGATACAAAAGGATAACGCCATTTTTATGGCGTTATCCTTTTGTTTTATATGGAGTATCTATATTCTTTTTGACGAGTCATTGCGCTGGAGTAGTTAGCTGTTACGTAGCATTCTTAAAAAAATTGTTATTTATACAATGCAAATAATATTGATTGCTATTTAGGTGTGTGTATACTTTACGCCTAGTTATGAAGATATAAACATAATTAGTCTCAAAGGAACAATTCAATGGCACTTAAAAAGTCTCTGTTAACGACTGCTATACTCGCTGCAACTTTAGGTCTCACTGCATGTGGTGGCTCTAGCAGCAGCTCAAATGACAACGATGATAACAACACAACACCACCTCCAGCCACCAATGCCGCACCTACTATTACCGTAGACAGCGCATCAGTATCTGAAGATACGCTTGGTGCTGCGGTTGCAAATATCTCTTTTTCTGACGATAGCGATGAAGTAAGTGCACTGACACTAACCATCTCTGACAATCGTTTTGAAATTGTTGACGGTGCCGTAAAGCTCAAAGCTGCAAACGCACTAAATTTCGAACAGGTTGAAGGCGGTAAAGTATCGGTAACTATCACGGCAACTGACAGTAAAGGCAAAAAAACAGAAGTTGACGCTGAAATCGCTGTTCAACAAATTGCTGAAGAAAACAAAGCGGGTGTAAACCGCTATGCCTTTAATAACACACAAGGTGAATCGTCAGTTTCTTATTCTGGCCAAATCGCACGTCATGCGGCTATGGTTCATATCAAGAGCCTAATGGGTAAGCTTAATAATGAAACTGTGGGTAATGCTGTTGATCAAAAAACGGCTGAAGCGGCAATCGCGGAGATTAAAACCTTCTTAATGCCGACAGATACAGTGGTGTTGGATGAACCTCTAGATTTTGCTGTTGCGGCAAACGCAGCACAAACCACATTAGGACAAATATCAAGCTCACTAAAAAACGTCGCTGGTGAAGGTGGTAAAATTGCAGGGCGCGATACCTCTAATATGCATAAAGCATGGGAAGAGGATGGGGTCATGGCTGGTTGGACTAACTTTGGTACACAGTCAAAAACACCTGAAGGTTTAGCTCTACATTATTTAGACCTGTTACAAGCGCAACTTCAGCAGTTTGAAAATGGCTCAACGATCAAAGCAGAGCATAATGGCACCGCTATCACACTGAACAAGTTATACGTAACACCAGAAGGGCTTGATCTTGCCCAGTTAATGCAAAAACATTTAAACGGTGCAGTGTCGCTTTCTCAAGGTGCGGATGATTATCTAGATGATTTACTTATTGGTGAAAAGTCAGCCGATAACGCGACATTGGCGGATGGCAAAAGCTACACAGAACTTGAGCACAAGTTTGATGAAGGCTATGGCTACTTCGGTGCCGCAATTGATTATCTAGACTATACAGATGATGAACTTTCAGCTAAAGGTGGCCGTGAAGCTTATGCGAGTGGTTATCATGATTTAGACAACGATGGCAAAATCGATCTACTGTCTGAATTTAACTTCGGTAACTCAACCAATGCAGCAAAGCGTGACCGAGGAACTAAATCTAACACTAACCCAACTGACTTCACTGCTGAAGCACAATTGGCGTTTATTGAAGCGCGTAAACTAATTAACGGTAACTTTGGTACTAACGTTGCTCAGTGGTCAGATGAAGATAAAGCACGTTTAGAAACGTTACGTAATCAAGCGTTGCTAGCATGGGAAAAATCGATCGCAGCGACGGTTGTACACTACATCAACGACACAATTTCAGATGATGATGGTGATTTAGACGATATCGCATCAGGCAATTTTGATGCTGATCAATTCTACACAGTTGCAAAGCACTGGTCAGAAATGAAAGGCTTCGCATTAAACTTCCAGTTTAATCCGTTTTCTCCTGTCACAGATGCAGATTTTGTTAAAATCCATGAATTGATGGGTGATAAGCCTGAATTCGCGGCGGATAAAGTGGAAGCTTATAAGACTGCTTTATTGGAAGCGCGAGAAATCATCGCAACTGCATATGATTTTGATGCTGAGAATGTTGCCAACTGGTAATCTAAATTTTCGTTTATAACGTTAAAAGGTTAGCCGTTTATTCTGCTAACCTTTTGTTGTATATAGATAATAGAGAATGCAAATGAGAGTATCTAAACGTTTTAGTGCTGCTGCCGTCGCTGTAGCTTTGGTATTGTCGGGTTGTGGTGAAAGTACTTCGAGTAGCCAAGGCCCCGGAGTGAAGGATAATAACTCTGGAACGGATAACCCAACTTTACCCTCGCAATTTGATGAAGCGGCTTTGGTGAGTAACCTAGTCAATAATGTGCTTACCCCTGCAATTGAACAATTCAATGAGCTAGCCATAACGCAGCAACTTGAAGTCGCGAATTATTGTAGTGCTGAAAAGGCATTGGCTGAAAATACCGCCGCGTTAAAATTAAATGCTCAACAAAGCTGGCGCAGCGCTATGGTAGGGTGGCAGTATGTTGAATTGATGCAAATGGGTCCACTTACAGCCAATAGCAAAGAGCTTAAAAATAACATTTATGTTTGGCCTGCTACTGGCTCTTTATGTGATATCGACTTGGATGTAGTGTATTTTGAAGATGGCGTTATTAATGGTAATGCCAGCAACCCTTACAATATCTCTGAGCGTACAGCAAACCGTAAAGGCTTAACGGCCTTAGAGCACCTTCTGTTCAATGCCAATCTTGACCATAACTGTTCGTCTGTGAATGATGCTTTGGCACCATGGAATAGCCGCTCAACTCAGGAAAGAGCCGTTGCGCGTTGTGAGTTTGCGACGGAAGTGGCGAAAGACATTGAAGCACAGAGCAATTTACTCTTGTCTCAATGGACTGGAGAAAATGGCTATGCAGCTAAGCTTGTTAATGCAGGACAACCAGGCTCTCCGTTCGACACGCCCCACTTAGCGCTCAATGAAATATCAAAGGCGCTGTTTTACATGACCGAAGAGTTAAAAGACGGCAAAATAGCGACGCCGTTAGGCCTAGGTTTTCCGAACGCGTGTGGTTTAGAGGCTTGCTCTGAAGCGGTGGAGTCGCCAATTGCAGAACATTCGAAAGAGAACTTACTTGCTAACATCAGAGCATTTAGAAACATCTTCACCGGTAATGGCCAAGACACAGAGAATACATTGGGTTTTGACGACTTTTTAGATGCTGAGAATGGTAGTGATGTAAAAGAGCGCATGCTTGCAGGGCTTGCTGACGCAGAGGCCACGTTGCTTGCGATGGATGCGAGTCTCAAAGCTGAGCTTGCAGGTTCTACAGAGCAAGTAACGCAAACGCATACAGACGTTAAAAAAGTGACAGATGATTTAAAGACTGAGTTTATCGAAAAGCTCGCCCTAGAGCTTCCACAAACTTCGGCAGGTGACAATGACTAAGCGCATGAACATGAAGAGATCTTTATTAGCTGTAGCGGTAATTTTTGCGCTACCTCAAGCGCAAGCTGCGGATGACAATCAAGATATTGAGCATATATCTATTATCAGCCACCACGATAAATTGCGAAAAGAAGCCGGCTCTGCCACTTTGTTATCAGAAGCGCAGTTGGCAGAATACGAATACGATGATATTCACCGTATTCTTTCTAATGTGCCTGGCGTTAATATTCGTGAAGAGGATGGCTATGGCCTTCGACCAAATATTGGTTTTCGTGGTGTAACACCTGAGCGAAGTAAAAAAATCACCATAATGGAAGACGGTGTGCTCATTGGCCCCGCACCTTATTCAGCACCAGCCGCTTATTATTTCCCTGTTACGACTCGGATGACTGCGGTTGAGGTGTTTAAAGGACCTGCGGCTATCAAGCATGGTCCACAAACGGTTGCAGGTGCGCTTAACTTAGTGACTCGTCAAGTTCCTGAATTTACAGAAGGCGGTATCGATGTTGCGGCTGGCAGCGATGGTTACTCCAAAGCGCACGGTTACTATGGCTCAGTGGTAAATAATGTTGGTTTCTTATTCGAAGCGGTTAATCTACAAGCCGATGGCTTTAAAGAGCTTGATGGCGGTGGTGATACGGGATTTGAGAAGAACGATATCCTAGCCAAGTTTAATTATAAAATTTCACAAGGTGAGCTAAACCATACCTTTGGGTTAAAACTCAGCTACGCCGACGAGTTGTCCGATGAAACCTACCTTGGTTTAACGGATGCAGATTTTGCTGAAAACCCGTATCGTCGATACGCAGCGTCTCAGCCTGCAGAGATGGATACCAAGCATACTCAAGTGATGTTATCCCATGTGCTTGATGGTAAAGACTTCAACGTTACAACAAGACTGTACCGCAATGACTATGAACGAGCTTGGCTTAAGCTTAATAGTCTAGGTAGCAAAAGTGGACCATCACTGTCTAAAATCATGGCAAATCCTGAGGCTTTTGCAAATGAGTACGGCGTGATCACAGGGGTAAGGGACTCTGTTGTTGCAGGTTCAAACATCTTTTTGAATATGGGGACTAATGACCGTGAGTATTTCTCTCAAGGTCTTCAAGTCGATGCCAATACAAGCTTTAGGCTATTTAATTTAACCCATGATATTGCTCTTGGCGTGCGTTTCCACGAAGATGAAATTGAGCGCAAACACTTTGAGCAAGCGTATGCAATGGAAGGTGGTTCACCTGTGTTGCTGGAAGGCTCAAAGCAGTTTACATCACTGAATACTGAAAATACCAAAGCGTGGTCAGTATATCTAGAAGACAAAGTACAACTTGATGCGTTGACACTGGGCCTTGGCCTTCGTGGCGAGCTGATGGACATGTCTTACCAAGATAATAAAGATGCCGATGTTTGGATTGATAAAACCACCCGTATTTGGCTACCTAGCCTAAGTGGTTTCTATCAGCTTTCTGATGATGCTGGTCTTTTATTTGGTGTGCACCAAGGTTTTGTGCCTTCTTCACCACAACAAGATCCTGATATAGAGCTTGAGAAGAGTGTTAACTACGAATTTGGTGGGCGCTTCAATGATGGTGTGACTCAGTTTGAGATTGTGAGCTTTTTCAACGATTATGAAAATCTGAATGAAAGTTGTGGTCAGTCTAACTGTGGTGTCAATGACCAACAAGACCAGCAATTCAGTGGTGGTGAAGTGGATGTTTACGGTCTCGAAATGCAGTTTGCGCAGCGTTACCCACTTAACCTGCAACTGGATATCCCGTATAGCTTCACCTACACCTATACTAAAGGTGAGTTCCAGAATGAACGTGCTACAACGTTCGCGCAATGGGGTTACATTAAAAACGGCGATGAGCTTCCGTATTTACCGTCTCATCAAGCCACTTTTAATATTGGCCTTGCAGCAAGTGACTGGAAAGTTAATGTCGCCATCAAATACATCAGTGAGATGAACGAAGCTGCCGGCAGAAGCACTGAAGACTTTGAGCTTGTACTTGAAGGCGCGAAGGTGCCAAGCACAACGATTGTTGATGTATCCGCGAGTTACGAGCTAGGGCAGTACGGTCAAATTTATGCTAAAATCGACAACTTGTTCGACGAAGCAGAAATTGTTAGTCGCCGCCCGTATGGCGCGCGTCCGGGCAAACCAAGACAATTTAGTTTAGGGTACAAATACCAGTTTTAATTGATTGTCTATGCGGCTCTTGATTAGGAGCCGCAGCTTCATGGAGTCTGCCGTTAGACCTATGGAGTTGTTCCAAAAATATGTGAATTCATTATTTCTTTTTGATGGAAATGACTATGTTAGAGCAATTATGGCAAAGCATAACTGAACTTC
The sequence above is a segment of the Pseudoalteromonas piscicida genome. Coding sequences within it:
- the ilvY gene encoding HTH-type transcriptional activator IlvY, with translation MNHKQLKYFLALADTLHFSRASERCFVSPPTLSRQIKQLEEEVGAPLFLRDNRTVELTQHGKAFVHYAQATLASWRQFKSECVDDDKPLTGELSLFCSVTATYSFIYDLFSKFRHQYPQVELNLITGDPAHSIAEVASSKEDIAVAVKPKHLPSGIEYLPIGRSRLVFIGPTMDCPLKSIIDEYSHSEMPWQRLSFIMPERGVLKDRIDDFCKKHNFVPKVYAHVSGHEAMVALASLGFGIACVPEIVISQSPFKNQVQLLQLRSDEIEIGLVTKNKRLYDPVVKALWDTAKGLFTL
- a CDS encoding TonB-dependent receptor family protein, which gives rise to MTKRMNMKRSLLAVAVIFALPQAQAADDNQDIEHISIISHHDKLRKEAGSATLLSEAQLAEYEYDDIHRILSNVPGVNIREEDGYGLRPNIGFRGVTPERSKKITIMEDGVLIGPAPYSAPAAYYFPVTTRMTAVEVFKGPAAIKHGPQTVAGALNLVTRQVPEFTEGGIDVAAGSDGYSKAHGYYGSVVNNVGFLFEAVNLQADGFKELDGGGDTGFEKNDILAKFNYKISQGELNHTFGLKLSYADELSDETYLGLTDADFAENPYRRYAASQPAEMDTKHTQVMLSHVLDGKDFNVTTRLYRNDYERAWLKLNSLGSKSGPSLSKIMANPEAFANEYGVITGVRDSVVAGSNIFLNMGTNDREYFSQGLQVDANTSFRLFNLTHDIALGVRFHEDEIERKHFEQAYAMEGGSPVLLEGSKQFTSLNTENTKAWSVYLEDKVQLDALTLGLGLRGELMDMSYQDNKDADVWIDKTTRIWLPSLSGFYQLSDDAGLLFGVHQGFVPSSPQQDPDIELEKSVNYEFGGRFNDGVTQFEIVSFFNDYENLNESCGQSNCGVNDQQDQQFSGGEVDVYGLEMQFAQRYPLNLQLDIPYSFTYTYTKGEFQNERATTFAQWGYIKNGDELPYLPSHQATFNIGLAASDWKVNVAIKYISEMNEAAGRSTEDFELVLEGAKVPSTTIVDVSASYELGQYGQIYAKIDNLFDEAEIVSRRPYGARPGKPRQFSLGYKYQF
- a CDS encoding Ig-like domain-containing protein, which codes for MALKKSLLTTAILAATLGLTACGGSSSSSNDNDDNNTTPPPATNAAPTITVDSASVSEDTLGAAVANISFSDDSDEVSALTLTISDNRFEIVDGAVKLKAANALNFEQVEGGKVSVTITATDSKGKKTEVDAEIAVQQIAEENKAGVNRYAFNNTQGESSVSYSGQIARHAAMVHIKSLMGKLNNETVGNAVDQKTAEAAIAEIKTFLMPTDTVVLDEPLDFAVAANAAQTTLGQISSSLKNVAGEGGKIAGRDTSNMHKAWEEDGVMAGWTNFGTQSKTPEGLALHYLDLLQAQLQQFENGSTIKAEHNGTAITLNKLYVTPEGLDLAQLMQKHLNGAVSLSQGADDYLDDLLIGEKSADNATLADGKSYTELEHKFDEGYGYFGAAIDYLDYTDDELSAKGGREAYASGYHDLDNDGKIDLLSEFNFGNSTNAAKRDRGTKSNTNPTDFTAEAQLAFIEARKLINGNFGTNVAQWSDEDKARLETLRNQALLAWEKSIAATVVHYINDTISDDDGDLDDIASGNFDADQFYTVAKHWSEMKGFALNFQFNPFSPVTDADFVKIHELMGDKPEFAADKVEAYKTALLEAREIIATAYDFDAENVANW
- the ilvC gene encoding ketol-acid reductoisomerase; this translates as MSNYFNTLSLREQLAQLSQCEFMDPKEFEQGVDVLIGKKLVIVGCGAQGLNQGLNLRDSGLNVSYALRPSAIEEKRQSFLNASENGFIVGTYEELIPEADLVLNLTPDKQHTSVVNAVMPLMKKGATLAYSHGFNIVEEGMRVREDITVIMVAPKCPGTEVREEYKRGFGVPTLIAVHPENDPEGKGLEQAKAYAAGTGGHRAGVLKSSFIAEVKSDLMGEQTILCGMLQTGSLLCFDKMVEEGIEPGYASKLVQYGWEIITEALKHGGITNMMDRLSNPAKLRAFELSEQLKGIMRPLYNKHMDDIISGEFSEGMMADWAENDNKLLTWRAETAQTAFEKQANTDAEISEQTFFDQGILMVAMVKAGVELAFETMTAAGIIDESAYYESLHETPLIANTIARKKLFEMNRTISDTAEYGCYLYNHACLPLLKPFMESITKREIGGGLSNNDNYVDNQKLIAVNRAIRNHPVEKVGETLRGYMSDMKKII
- a CDS encoding imelysin family protein encodes the protein MRVSKRFSAAAVAVALVLSGCGESTSSSQGPGVKDNNSGTDNPTLPSQFDEAALVSNLVNNVLTPAIEQFNELAITQQLEVANYCSAEKALAENTAALKLNAQQSWRSAMVGWQYVELMQMGPLTANSKELKNNIYVWPATGSLCDIDLDVVYFEDGVINGNASNPYNISERTANRKGLTALEHLLFNANLDHNCSSVNDALAPWNSRSTQERAVARCEFATEVAKDIEAQSNLLLSQWTGENGYAAKLVNAGQPGSPFDTPHLALNEISKALFYMTEELKDGKIATPLGLGFPNACGLEACSEAVESPIAEHSKENLLANIRAFRNIFTGNGQDTENTLGFDDFLDAENGSDVKERMLAGLADAEATLLAMDASLKAELAGSTEQVTQTHTDVKKVTDDLKTEFIEKLALELPQTSAGDND
- a CDS encoding response regulator transcription factor, giving the protein MSTILVAQSNNTILTSQQKMLEEQGYTVELLRELGQLNGFSGKSINGIVLDQAIASVPTCDSISQFRQRFKAPVIVSLDSDDEDVHSLFLELGADEVISKDAKPRLWRARLDAVLRRQAANSQFDDEPEQLTFGQLHIDKNTRRVSYGQERIDLTTHEFELLWLLASNGGKVVKRDFVYEQILGKYYRPDTRTIDVRISRLRKKLHDNPSRPEKIKTIWRQGYLFVTDVWN